A single genomic interval of Apis cerana isolate GH-2021 linkage group LG14, AcerK_1.0, whole genome shotgun sequence harbors:
- the LOC108003145 gene encoding meiosis regulator and mRNA stability factor 1 isoform X1 — protein sequence MADQDTTDYYALCANDQDELGLNERLIENSISQSLCDLNSSNNSITVENATSVSPLLSHYKYHCFSHHDSPVNFSSLPTYLPPIGVFWDIENCHVPKGRSAMAVTQVIREKFFNGYREAEFIVVCDVLRENSRVMKELNNAQVNLIHVARECKNAADEKLKQSIRRFADIHGSPAAVILISGDINFAPDLSDLRYRKKIHVILLHMKNTSEALILCANEHYDFSELMESLPSTTVQVTTYYDLLVSNLPEDQDIVSIKCCLKQMFENYGGQVMEIQSNTAIIHFTSKPFAERAQKRLNGKVVFGSKISVKFLKEKGTHFQKIRGISINRNGTVSESEIVTSSPRQMYTASASLAGGRALQFPHYQSSMPVIGTYSGWNAHCTSTSTPVGMVQPPVFVRRPYPNNNNVAFNRTYNELARTQSPSFWQVSGSQQFSHVWEEQYKVEKTKVLSRRIHIPQARDSGVVNDVAPRTSEALRCIRGTHTSYVQPSEWTSQHPSLNVPINLNGTTHPQSNFKRRSPSPMYDLQSRERNQWNGQQNASVRTTRTPSPYESTIQTINQQSNRTSPYHPSDTESEEVEKFFNPVNNRNGISTNNETCTPIELQVTNLDQSINPKKMRHMLVSIFMKHVMVLNVSIFTQSDGNFAASVKVPSLADAQYAISQLHRHKLGYKRIFISYAHSGRASPQVVRAQIVMLLQEVPGHELPLFKFREMYESRFMISISVSELYKMKDVCIITEDPGGRMVSLNPDHRNTPSPCFNNTTQEEQVELPYCTIHTLKPWSDKGWAEQKVASLPNVKISLKVLEPRIQQLLTTHNGSLPLPSLSNCYEAEFKEKLQVVENGVPLEHLVSCLSCVELKQGIGSIKYLIWAENKSHENKHEENKCLSSPLANQLALFSRELVDLLKTAPHCQLPFHRFIPTYHHHFGRQCRVADYGFTKLIDLLEALTHTVQVMGEGNNRVITLSHRAQVRRFTSDLLRVLKSKASKQVALSEFPSVYARVIAKPWDIVDYGVCDIEDILNEIPKNTIVVTIINGGDKMIAIPKREQTEEEIKRTKRFAIEVIELLRHAPQCRMQFNKFVPSYHHHFGHQCRISDYGFTKLIELFEAIPDIVKIEDDGSGERQISLTEKEGLRVLSKQISKLITRSGGCLSVSNIAQNFLHEFGYAIKPELFGCTSILQLMQKLGDTVKIVYLPSKLVVMMIDKSHLRQLTLQCRRLLIDKPQHRMPIKEFQQLYTQHYLKSCNIDELKQNLCNVVQFITIDDEQFVELTPLHCFACNLCRVMINYGGALKLSQFETAYLSTIGSACKPVDYGFPTTFALLQALPCTVTIKLSRRKKNIIYLNKQIAAIDMALPSTCASASSYCDTDSSNESFESDSSSHVNISNNSNTLEHAKWTEQTINSQNFWKQTEKNNVWSEESNKSWKTSSSEDRSLNWPLRESGSESFYKSLMQTPITPCDFPAPPKPDSPPEKDLNKNQCESSVCMTPTKFTYPRTPNVQIPPLTLHPSWHQITSDGSNLLSPMKTLLTASENPLNPCTSPFFSSKHNLVVAPHPSELPLPSLSLTPKKNISSVAENSINKQENTVNNLIEDMSLKNNESDNSNAKTNSNKEKYSTPTKQLFTSKRRLAAQFNQPIES from the exons ATGGCAGACCAAGATACTACAGACTATTATGCACTTTGTGCGAATGATCAAGATGAATTAGGTCTAAATGAAAGGCTAATAGAAAATAGCATATCTCAATCATTATGTGATTTAAATAGTAGCAATAATAGCATTACAGTTGAAAATGCAACATCTGTTTCTCCATTATTAagtcattataaatatcattgtttCTCGCATCATGATAGTCcagttaatttttcatctttaccAACGTATCTTCCACCCATTGGTGTATTTTGGGATATAGAAAATTGTCAT gtACCAAAGGGAAGGTCCGCCATGGCTGTAACACAAgtaattagagaaaaattttttaatggttATAGGGAAGCAGAATTTATTGTAGTTTGTGATGTCTTAAGAGAAAATAGTCGGGttatgaaagaattaaataatgctCAA GTTAATTTAATACATGTTGCTAGAGAATGCAAAAATGCTGCTGATGAAAAACTTAAACAATCTATTAGAAGATTTGCTGATATTCATGGAAGTCCAGCAGCTGTGATTTTAATATCTggtgatattaattttgctcCTGATCTCAGTGATTTacgttatagaaaaaaaattcatgtgATACTTTtacatatgaaaaatacatCTGAAGCATTAATATTATGTGCCAATGAGCATTATGATTTCTCAGAACTTATGGAATCACTGCCATCCACAACTGTACAG GTTACTACATATTATGATCTCCTAGTTAGTAACCTTCCTGAAGATCAGGATATTGTATCTATTAAATGTTGTCTTAAACAAATGTTCGAAAACTATGGTGGTCAAGTAATGgaaattcaatcaaatactgcaattatacattttacttCCAAACCTTTTGCAGAAAg ggcTCAGAAGCGTTTGAATGGGAAGGTTGTCTTTGGTTCGAAAATTTccgtaaaatttctaaaagagaaagggactcattttcaaaaaattcgag gAATTTCTATAAACAGAAACGGTACTGTAAGTGAATCAGAAATTGTTACTAGTTCTCCAAGACAAATGTATACTGCAAGTGCTTCGTTAGCGGGTGGAAGAGCTCTTCAATTTCCACATTATCAGTCATCTATGCCAGTTATTGGAACATATTCTGGATGGAATGCTCATTGCACTTCCACTTCAACACCAGTAgg aatggtTCAACCTCCTGTTTTTGTTAGAAGACCAtatccaaataataataatgtagcTTTTAATAGAACTTATAATGAACTTGCAAGGACTCAATCTCCTTCATTCTGGCAAGTCTCTGGTTCTCAGCAATTTAGTCATGTGTGGGAAGAACAATATAAG GtggaaaaaacaaaagtaCTTAGTAGAAGAATTCATATTCCGCAGGCTCGGGATAGTGGTGTTGTAAATGATGTAGCTCCTCGAACTTCTGAAGCTTTAAGATGTATCAGAGGAACACATACTTCTTATGTTCAACCTTCAGAATGGACTAGTCAACATCCTTCATTAAATGTTCCTATAAACTTGAATGGAACTA CACATCCtcaatcgaattttaaacgTCGAAGTCCATCTCCTATGTATGACTTACAATCACGAGAGCGAAATCAATGGAATGGacaa CAAAACGCGTCTGTACGTACTACTAGGACACCTTCGCCTTATGAAAGTACAATACAAACGATAAATCAACAAAGTAATCGTACGTCACCTTATCATCCAAGTGATACAGAAAGTGAAGAAGTTGAG aaatttttcaatccagTAAATAATCGCAATGGAATATCAACAAACAATGAAACATGCACGCCTATTGAATTGCAAGTAACTAATTTAGACCAAAGtattaatccaaaaaaaatgAGACATATGCTTGtctctatttttatgaaacatgtgatg gttttaaatgtttctatttttacacAATCTGATGGTAACTTTGCAGCAAGTGTCAAAGTACCTTCTTTAGCAGACGCACAATACGCAATTTCTCAATTGCATCGTCATAAATTAGGATATAaacgtatttttatatcatatgctCATAGTGGTAGAGCAAGTCCTCAAGTTGTGCGAGCACAAATCGTAATGTTATTGCAAGAAGTACCTGGTCACGAACttcctctttttaaatttcgagaaatgtATGAGAGTCGTTTCATGATTTCTATCAGTGTTTCCGAATTGTACAAAATGAAAGATGTTTGTATTATTACGGAAGATCCTGGTGGTAGAATGGTTTCTCTTAATCCAGATCACAGAAATACTCCATCAccatgttttaataatacaactcAG GAGGAACAAGTAGAGTTACCATACTGCACTATTCATACGCTAAAACCATGGTCTGATAAAGGATGGGCTGAACAAAAAGTAGCATCACTtccaaatgtaaaaatttctttaaaagttcTCGAACCACGTATACAGCAATTATTAACTACGCATAACGGCAGTTTACCATTGCCTAg tttgTCAAATTGTTATGAGGctgaatttaaagaaaaattacaagtaGTTGAAAATGGAGTACCCTTAGAACATCTAGTATCTTGTTTATCATGTGTTGAGTTAAAACAGGGTATTGGTagcataaaatatcttatttgggcagaaaataaatctcatgaaaataaacatgaag agaataaaTGTTTAAGTTCTCCGCTTGCAAATCAATTAGCACTTTTCAGTCGTGAATTAGTTGATCTTTTAAAAACTGCTCCACACTGCCAATTACCATTTCATCGATTTATACCTACATATCATCATCATTTTGGAAGACAATGTAGAGTTGCTGATTATGGATTCACAAAACTAATCGATCTTTTAGAAGCGCTTACTCATACTGTAcaa gTAATGGGTGAAGGAAATAATCGTGTTATTACATTATCCCATCGTGCTCAAGTACGTCGTTTTACATCTGATCTTCTAAgagttttaaaatctaaagCTAGTAAACAAGTAGCACTTTCAGAATTTCCAAGCGTTTATGCTAGAGTAAtag cTAAGCCTTGGGATATAGTGGATTATGGAGTATGCGATATCGAAGATATCCTCAATGAAATACCAAAAAATACTATTGTTGTCACTATAATTAATGGAGGGGATAAAATGATAGCTATTCCTAAACGAGAACAAACTGAggaagaaataaaacgaacAAAAAGATTTGCTATAGAg gttATCGAGTTGTTACGACATGCACCTCAATGTAGaatgcaatttaataaatttgtaccaTCATATCATCACCATTTTGGTCATCAGTGTCGGATATCAGATTATGGTTtcacaaaattaattgaattatttgaagCTATACCAGACATAGTTAAAATAGAAGATGATGGTTCTGGAGAAAGACAAATTTCATTGACAGAAAAGGAAGGACTTCGTGTACTTTCTAaacaaatatctaaattaattactcgGTCGGGAGGTTGTCTTAGTGTTTCAAATATTgcacaaaattttttacatgaatTTGGTTATGCGATAAAACCAGAATTATTTGGATGCACTTCTATATTGCAACTTATGCAGAAACTCGGGGATACTGTAAAg attgtaTATTTACCAAGTAAACTTGTAGTTATGATGATAGATAAATCTCACTTGCGGCAATTAACTTTACAATGCCGTCGATTATTGATTGATAAACCACAGCATAGAATGCcaattaaagaatttcaacaattatatACTCAACACTACTTAAAATCGTGTAATATAGACGAACTAAagcaaaatttatgtaatgtaGTTCAA TTTATAACAATTGATGATGAACAATTTGTAGAACTTACTCCATTACATTGTTTCGCTTGTAATTTGTGTCgcgtaatgataaattatggtGGAGCGTTAAAACTTTCACAATTCGAGACAGCATATTTATCAACTATAGGTTCTGCTTGTAAGCCTGTAGATTATGGATTTCCAACAACATTTGCACTTTTACAAGCATTACCTTGTAcagtaacaataaaattatcacggcgaaaaaaaaatattatatatttgaataaacaaattgctg cTATCGATATGGCATTACCATCAACATGCGCATCAGCATCATCATACTGTGATACTGATTCTAGTAATGAATCCTTTGAAAGTGATTCATCTTCTCAtgtcaatatttcaaataattcgaatacaTTAGAACATGCAAAATGGACAGAACAAACTATTAATAGTCAAAATTTCTGGAAACAAACAGAAAAGAATAATGTATGGTCTGAAGAATCTAATAAATCTTGGAAAACATCAAGTTCGGAAGACCGATCGCTTAATTGGCCATTGCGAGAAAGTGGAAGCGAAAGTTTTTACAAAAGCTTAATGCAAACGCCAATTACACCATGTGATTTTCCTGCACCTCCTAAACCAGATTCTCCTCCTGAG aaagatttaaacaaaaatcaatGCGAATCCTCAGTTTGCATGACACcaacaaaatttacatatcCACGTACTCCTAACGTACAg attcctCCATTGACTTTACATCCTTCGTGGCATCAAATTACATCTGATGGTAGTAATTTACTATCACCAATGAAAACTTTATTAACTGCTTCAGAGAATCCTTTAAATCCATGTACTTcacctttcttttcttctaagCATAATTTAGTTGTTGCTCCTCATCCTTCTGAATTGCCACTTCCTTCGTTATCATTAACTcctaaaaagaatatatcttcTGTTGccgaaaattctataaataaacaagaaaacaCTGTCAATAATCTCATAGAAGATATGAGtctcaaaaataatgaaagtgATAATAGTAATGCGAAAACTAAtagtaacaaagaaaaatatagtacTCCTACAAAACAAT taTTTACCAGCAAACGTCGTTTAGCTGCTCAATTTAATCAACCTATTGAATCATAA
- the LOC108003145 gene encoding meiosis regulator and mRNA stability factor 1 isoform X2, with protein sequence MADQDTTDYYALCANDQDELGLNERLIENSISQSLCDLNSSNNSITVENATSVSPLLSHYKYHCFSHHDSPVNFSSLPTYLPPIGVFWDIENCHVPKGRSAMAVTQVNLIHVARECKNAADEKLKQSIRRFADIHGSPAAVILISGDINFAPDLSDLRYRKKIHVILLHMKNTSEALILCANEHYDFSELMESLPSTTVQVTTYYDLLVSNLPEDQDIVSIKCCLKQMFENYGGQVMEIQSNTAIIHFTSKPFAERAQKRLNGKVVFGSKISVKFLKEKGTHFQKIRGISINRNGTVSESEIVTSSPRQMYTASASLAGGRALQFPHYQSSMPVIGTYSGWNAHCTSTSTPVGMVQPPVFVRRPYPNNNNVAFNRTYNELARTQSPSFWQVSGSQQFSHVWEEQYKVEKTKVLSRRIHIPQARDSGVVNDVAPRTSEALRCIRGTHTSYVQPSEWTSQHPSLNVPINLNGTTHPQSNFKRRSPSPMYDLQSRERNQWNGQQNASVRTTRTPSPYESTIQTINQQSNRTSPYHPSDTESEEVEKFFNPVNNRNGISTNNETCTPIELQVTNLDQSINPKKMRHMLVSIFMKHVMVLNVSIFTQSDGNFAASVKVPSLADAQYAISQLHRHKLGYKRIFISYAHSGRASPQVVRAQIVMLLQEVPGHELPLFKFREMYESRFMISISVSELYKMKDVCIITEDPGGRMVSLNPDHRNTPSPCFNNTTQEEQVELPYCTIHTLKPWSDKGWAEQKVASLPNVKISLKVLEPRIQQLLTTHNGSLPLPSLSNCYEAEFKEKLQVVENGVPLEHLVSCLSCVELKQGIGSIKYLIWAENKSHENKHEENKCLSSPLANQLALFSRELVDLLKTAPHCQLPFHRFIPTYHHHFGRQCRVADYGFTKLIDLLEALTHTVQVMGEGNNRVITLSHRAQVRRFTSDLLRVLKSKASKQVALSEFPSVYARVIAKPWDIVDYGVCDIEDILNEIPKNTIVVTIINGGDKMIAIPKREQTEEEIKRTKRFAIEVIELLRHAPQCRMQFNKFVPSYHHHFGHQCRISDYGFTKLIELFEAIPDIVKIEDDGSGERQISLTEKEGLRVLSKQISKLITRSGGCLSVSNIAQNFLHEFGYAIKPELFGCTSILQLMQKLGDTVKIVYLPSKLVVMMIDKSHLRQLTLQCRRLLIDKPQHRMPIKEFQQLYTQHYLKSCNIDELKQNLCNVVQFITIDDEQFVELTPLHCFACNLCRVMINYGGALKLSQFETAYLSTIGSACKPVDYGFPTTFALLQALPCTVTIKLSRRKKNIIYLNKQIAAIDMALPSTCASASSYCDTDSSNESFESDSSSHVNISNNSNTLEHAKWTEQTINSQNFWKQTEKNNVWSEESNKSWKTSSSEDRSLNWPLRESGSESFYKSLMQTPITPCDFPAPPKPDSPPEKDLNKNQCESSVCMTPTKFTYPRTPNVQIPPLTLHPSWHQITSDGSNLLSPMKTLLTASENPLNPCTSPFFSSKHNLVVAPHPSELPLPSLSLTPKKNISSVAENSINKQENTVNNLIEDMSLKNNESDNSNAKTNSNKEKYSTPTKQLFTSKRRLAAQFNQPIES encoded by the exons ATGGCAGACCAAGATACTACAGACTATTATGCACTTTGTGCGAATGATCAAGATGAATTAGGTCTAAATGAAAGGCTAATAGAAAATAGCATATCTCAATCATTATGTGATTTAAATAGTAGCAATAATAGCATTACAGTTGAAAATGCAACATCTGTTTCTCCATTATTAagtcattataaatatcattgtttCTCGCATCATGATAGTCcagttaatttttcatctttaccAACGTATCTTCCACCCATTGGTGTATTTTGGGATATAGAAAATTGTCAT gtACCAAAGGGAAGGTCCGCCATGGCTGTAACACAA GTTAATTTAATACATGTTGCTAGAGAATGCAAAAATGCTGCTGATGAAAAACTTAAACAATCTATTAGAAGATTTGCTGATATTCATGGAAGTCCAGCAGCTGTGATTTTAATATCTggtgatattaattttgctcCTGATCTCAGTGATTTacgttatagaaaaaaaattcatgtgATACTTTtacatatgaaaaatacatCTGAAGCATTAATATTATGTGCCAATGAGCATTATGATTTCTCAGAACTTATGGAATCACTGCCATCCACAACTGTACAG GTTACTACATATTATGATCTCCTAGTTAGTAACCTTCCTGAAGATCAGGATATTGTATCTATTAAATGTTGTCTTAAACAAATGTTCGAAAACTATGGTGGTCAAGTAATGgaaattcaatcaaatactgcaattatacattttacttCCAAACCTTTTGCAGAAAg ggcTCAGAAGCGTTTGAATGGGAAGGTTGTCTTTGGTTCGAAAATTTccgtaaaatttctaaaagagaaagggactcattttcaaaaaattcgag gAATTTCTATAAACAGAAACGGTACTGTAAGTGAATCAGAAATTGTTACTAGTTCTCCAAGACAAATGTATACTGCAAGTGCTTCGTTAGCGGGTGGAAGAGCTCTTCAATTTCCACATTATCAGTCATCTATGCCAGTTATTGGAACATATTCTGGATGGAATGCTCATTGCACTTCCACTTCAACACCAGTAgg aatggtTCAACCTCCTGTTTTTGTTAGAAGACCAtatccaaataataataatgtagcTTTTAATAGAACTTATAATGAACTTGCAAGGACTCAATCTCCTTCATTCTGGCAAGTCTCTGGTTCTCAGCAATTTAGTCATGTGTGGGAAGAACAATATAAG GtggaaaaaacaaaagtaCTTAGTAGAAGAATTCATATTCCGCAGGCTCGGGATAGTGGTGTTGTAAATGATGTAGCTCCTCGAACTTCTGAAGCTTTAAGATGTATCAGAGGAACACATACTTCTTATGTTCAACCTTCAGAATGGACTAGTCAACATCCTTCATTAAATGTTCCTATAAACTTGAATGGAACTA CACATCCtcaatcgaattttaaacgTCGAAGTCCATCTCCTATGTATGACTTACAATCACGAGAGCGAAATCAATGGAATGGacaa CAAAACGCGTCTGTACGTACTACTAGGACACCTTCGCCTTATGAAAGTACAATACAAACGATAAATCAACAAAGTAATCGTACGTCACCTTATCATCCAAGTGATACAGAAAGTGAAGAAGTTGAG aaatttttcaatccagTAAATAATCGCAATGGAATATCAACAAACAATGAAACATGCACGCCTATTGAATTGCAAGTAACTAATTTAGACCAAAGtattaatccaaaaaaaatgAGACATATGCTTGtctctatttttatgaaacatgtgatg gttttaaatgtttctatttttacacAATCTGATGGTAACTTTGCAGCAAGTGTCAAAGTACCTTCTTTAGCAGACGCACAATACGCAATTTCTCAATTGCATCGTCATAAATTAGGATATAaacgtatttttatatcatatgctCATAGTGGTAGAGCAAGTCCTCAAGTTGTGCGAGCACAAATCGTAATGTTATTGCAAGAAGTACCTGGTCACGAACttcctctttttaaatttcgagaaatgtATGAGAGTCGTTTCATGATTTCTATCAGTGTTTCCGAATTGTACAAAATGAAAGATGTTTGTATTATTACGGAAGATCCTGGTGGTAGAATGGTTTCTCTTAATCCAGATCACAGAAATACTCCATCAccatgttttaataatacaactcAG GAGGAACAAGTAGAGTTACCATACTGCACTATTCATACGCTAAAACCATGGTCTGATAAAGGATGGGCTGAACAAAAAGTAGCATCACTtccaaatgtaaaaatttctttaaaagttcTCGAACCACGTATACAGCAATTATTAACTACGCATAACGGCAGTTTACCATTGCCTAg tttgTCAAATTGTTATGAGGctgaatttaaagaaaaattacaagtaGTTGAAAATGGAGTACCCTTAGAACATCTAGTATCTTGTTTATCATGTGTTGAGTTAAAACAGGGTATTGGTagcataaaatatcttatttgggcagaaaataaatctcatgaaaataaacatgaag agaataaaTGTTTAAGTTCTCCGCTTGCAAATCAATTAGCACTTTTCAGTCGTGAATTAGTTGATCTTTTAAAAACTGCTCCACACTGCCAATTACCATTTCATCGATTTATACCTACATATCATCATCATTTTGGAAGACAATGTAGAGTTGCTGATTATGGATTCACAAAACTAATCGATCTTTTAGAAGCGCTTACTCATACTGTAcaa gTAATGGGTGAAGGAAATAATCGTGTTATTACATTATCCCATCGTGCTCAAGTACGTCGTTTTACATCTGATCTTCTAAgagttttaaaatctaaagCTAGTAAACAAGTAGCACTTTCAGAATTTCCAAGCGTTTATGCTAGAGTAAtag cTAAGCCTTGGGATATAGTGGATTATGGAGTATGCGATATCGAAGATATCCTCAATGAAATACCAAAAAATACTATTGTTGTCACTATAATTAATGGAGGGGATAAAATGATAGCTATTCCTAAACGAGAACAAACTGAggaagaaataaaacgaacAAAAAGATTTGCTATAGAg gttATCGAGTTGTTACGACATGCACCTCAATGTAGaatgcaatttaataaatttgtaccaTCATATCATCACCATTTTGGTCATCAGTGTCGGATATCAGATTATGGTTtcacaaaattaattgaattatttgaagCTATACCAGACATAGTTAAAATAGAAGATGATGGTTCTGGAGAAAGACAAATTTCATTGACAGAAAAGGAAGGACTTCGTGTACTTTCTAaacaaatatctaaattaattactcgGTCGGGAGGTTGTCTTAGTGTTTCAAATATTgcacaaaattttttacatgaatTTGGTTATGCGATAAAACCAGAATTATTTGGATGCACTTCTATATTGCAACTTATGCAGAAACTCGGGGATACTGTAAAg attgtaTATTTACCAAGTAAACTTGTAGTTATGATGATAGATAAATCTCACTTGCGGCAATTAACTTTACAATGCCGTCGATTATTGATTGATAAACCACAGCATAGAATGCcaattaaagaatttcaacaattatatACTCAACACTACTTAAAATCGTGTAATATAGACGAACTAAagcaaaatttatgtaatgtaGTTCAA TTTATAACAATTGATGATGAACAATTTGTAGAACTTACTCCATTACATTGTTTCGCTTGTAATTTGTGTCgcgtaatgataaattatggtGGAGCGTTAAAACTTTCACAATTCGAGACAGCATATTTATCAACTATAGGTTCTGCTTGTAAGCCTGTAGATTATGGATTTCCAACAACATTTGCACTTTTACAAGCATTACCTTGTAcagtaacaataaaattatcacggcgaaaaaaaaatattatatatttgaataaacaaattgctg cTATCGATATGGCATTACCATCAACATGCGCATCAGCATCATCATACTGTGATACTGATTCTAGTAATGAATCCTTTGAAAGTGATTCATCTTCTCAtgtcaatatttcaaataattcgaatacaTTAGAACATGCAAAATGGACAGAACAAACTATTAATAGTCAAAATTTCTGGAAACAAACAGAAAAGAATAATGTATGGTCTGAAGAATCTAATAAATCTTGGAAAACATCAAGTTCGGAAGACCGATCGCTTAATTGGCCATTGCGAGAAAGTGGAAGCGAAAGTTTTTACAAAAGCTTAATGCAAACGCCAATTACACCATGTGATTTTCCTGCACCTCCTAAACCAGATTCTCCTCCTGAG aaagatttaaacaaaaatcaatGCGAATCCTCAGTTTGCATGACACcaacaaaatttacatatcCACGTACTCCTAACGTACAg attcctCCATTGACTTTACATCCTTCGTGGCATCAAATTACATCTGATGGTAGTAATTTACTATCACCAATGAAAACTTTATTAACTGCTTCAGAGAATCCTTTAAATCCATGTACTTcacctttcttttcttctaagCATAATTTAGTTGTTGCTCCTCATCCTTCTGAATTGCCACTTCCTTCGTTATCATTAACTcctaaaaagaatatatcttcTGTTGccgaaaattctataaataaacaagaaaacaCTGTCAATAATCTCATAGAAGATATGAGtctcaaaaataatgaaagtgATAATAGTAATGCGAAAACTAAtagtaacaaagaaaaatatagtacTCCTACAAAACAAT taTTTACCAGCAAACGTCGTTTAGCTGCTCAATTTAATCAACCTATTGAATCATAA